A region of Ictidomys tridecemlineatus isolate mIctTri1 chromosome 4, mIctTri1.hap1, whole genome shotgun sequence DNA encodes the following proteins:
- the LOC101957490 gene encoding olfactory receptor 8G50, which translates to MAEGNHSTVTEFILAGLTDKPELQLPLFLFFLGIYVLTVVGNLGMITLIVLSSYLHTPMYYLLSSLSFIDLCQSTVITPKMLVNFVTEKNTISYAECMTQLYFFAALAIAECHMLAAMAYDRYVAICNPLLYNVTMSNQVCSWIVFEVYTMGLIGATVHIACIHSMLFCEAMINHYACDLYPLLELSCSSTFINEIVGLCISAFNIFFPTLIILSSYIFIIASILRIRSTEGRAKTFSTCSSHISAVALFFGSGAFTYLQPSSVNSMDQGKVSSVFYTTVVPMLNPVIYSLRNKDVKVALRKFLGKRNFL; encoded by the coding sequence ATGGCAGAAGGAAATCATTCTACAGTGACTGAGTTCATCCTTGCTGGATTAACAGACAAACCAGAACTCCAGCtgcccctcttcctcttcttcctagGAATCTATGTGCTCACAGTAGTGGGGAACCTGGGCATGATCACACTGATTGTGCTCAGCTCTTACCTTCACACACCCATGTACTATCTCCTCAGCAGTCTCTCCTTCATTGACCTCTGTCAATCCACTGTGATCACGCCCAAAATGCTGGTGAACTTTGTGACAGAGAAAAACACCATCTCCTATGCTGAATGCATGACTCAGCTCTACTTCTTTGCAGCTCTTGCAATTGCAGAGTGTCACATGTTGGCTGCAATGGCATATGACCGTTATGTTGCCATTTGTAACCCCTTGCTTTACAATGTAACCATGTCTAATCAAGTATGCTCCTGGATTGTGTTTGAGGTATATACCATGGGCTTGATTGGTGCAACAGTTCATATAGCCTGTATTCATAGCATGCTTTTCTGTGAAGCTATGATAAATCATTATGCTTGTGATCTTTATCCTCTACTGGAGCTCTCCTGCTCCAGTACTTTCATAAATGAGATAGTAGGTCTGTGCATCAgtgcatttaatatattttttccaacccTGATAATCCTTAGCTCCTACATCTTCATCATAGCCAGCATCCTGCGCATTCGCTCCACTGAAGGCAGAGCCAAAACCTTCAGCACCTGCAGCTCCCACATCTCTGCTGTTGCTCTTTTCTTCGGTTCTGGTGCATTCACGTACCTCCAGCCATCCTCAGTCAATTCTATGGACCAAGGGAAAGTGTCTTCTGTGTTTTATACAACTGTTGTGCCCATGCTG